A single bacterium DNA region contains:
- a CDS encoding glycosyltransferase, which yields MNAKAGQPQLTILIPTLNEEKRIGATLKTLAHFLKERKYDAEVVVVDALSDDNTEKVARAEAKHFASFRYLQTGPKVGKGKQVRDGMFAARGKYIMFMDADLATPLKYLDDVYSLIHSKRPIGICVRNLSDSHTGLRKFISTFGNWLTQTLLVPGIQDTQCGFKVFDAQVAKEVFGRQRIVGWGFDMEILAVARKLGYSIELIEVPDWKDVVEGSKISGGSGFKSLQVALQVFIDLLSIKLGLLTGRYRKVSFRYVPYQAD from the coding sequence ATGAACGCCAAGGCCGGCCAACCACAGCTCACTATCCTCATACCAACGCTCAATGAAGAAAAGCGTATTGGCGCGACACTCAAAACACTCGCTCACTTCTTGAAAGAGCGCAAGTATGACGCCGAGGTCGTCGTTGTCGATGCGCTTTCAGACGACAACACTGAAAAAGTTGCTCGCGCTGAAGCGAAACACTTCGCTTCTTTCCGATACTTGCAAACCGGACCAAAGGTAGGGAAAGGCAAGCAAGTCCGTGACGGTATGTTCGCTGCCCGCGGCAAGTACATTATGTTTATGGACGCCGACCTCGCCACCCCGCTTAAATACCTTGATGACGTGTACAGCTTAATACACTCAAAACGGCCGATCGGAATTTGTGTCCGAAATCTTTCTGACTCTCACACCGGTTTGAGGAAATTCATTTCGACTTTTGGCAACTGGCTTACTCAAACATTACTCGTACCAGGCATACAAGACACACAATGTGGCTTCAAGGTATTTGATGCCCAGGTCGCAAAAGAAGTGTTCGGTCGCCAGCGGATCGTTGGCTGGGGATTCGATATGGAAATTCTCGCTGTAGCTCGCAAGCTCGGATATAGCATTGAGCTGATCGAAGTTCCGGACTGGAAGGATGTCGTCGAAGGCTCTAAGATATCCGGTGGCTCAGGCTTCAAATCCCTTCAGGTGGCTTTGCAAGTTTTTATCGACTTACTCTCAATCAAGCTCGGGCTTTTAACAGGTCGTTATCGAAAGGTAAGTTTTCGTTATGTCCCGTACCAAGCTGACTAA